AGCCGATCTGGACCGGGATTCCCGGGCGGCCGCCAACCTTGATGAGGAACTTTCCGCGGCCCGGGGGTTCGACGTCGGCGCCGCGTGAGTCCCAGGCGGGCGGGTCCTGCCACCCGATGAGCTTCTGCTGTTCCTGCCGCGAGAGCGGGATTGCCTGGGTCAGCAGCGGCATCTCGGAGGCGGGGAGACCGCCGCAGATGACCATGCCGGAGCGTTCAACGAACCCGCGGGCTTTCATCCGGTCTTCTTCTGCCGGCAGTGCGAGCAGGTCGGACATGGTGTGGGAGATCATGATCTGCCCGACACCCACGGAACGGTTCAACCGGGTCAGGGCATCGACCCGGTCGACCATGCCCTTGCCCGAGCGCAAGGCCCGCCACAGCTCGTCCAGGACGACGAAGTAGTTCCGCCGCGGCTCCAGCCCGGCGTCGGCGAGGGCGTTGGCGACGTTGACCGTGCCGAAGCCGTAGGACCAGCAGGCCAGCAGCACGGCGGCCTGCAGGTCTGTTTCGGTCTCGTCAATGGTGGAGACGTCGAAAACGACGGCGCGGTCCCGGCTCATGGGGTTGGTGGTCTGGCGGGAGAAGATTTCGCCGAGCTTCCCGCCGCCGGTCAGGCCGAGCAGCGTTGCCTCCAGCGCCCGGGTTTCCTTCAGATAGACGTTGATGTCGCCGCGGTCCAGCGCGACCTGGCGCAGCTCGTCGGGTGCGGAGACAATGACGTCGAGCAGGTCCTTGAGGACCGGAACCCCGTCGAACCGGTCATCGAGCACCCGCAGAGCACGGTCCAAGATGGTCTGTTCCTGGTCGGTGGGCGGATTGTTCCGGCTGATCGTGACCAGGGAGACGACCATGTTCAGCCGTCGGCCGTGAGCATCGGCGCGGACGCGGGTGGCGGCCTCGTGGTGACCGGCCTCTTCGAGGCGCTGGGCGACTTCGACAGCCTGGCCCGGGTCCAGGATGTTCAGGTACCCGACGCCGCGGCCGAGCTTGATGACCTGCCCGCCCAAGGCCTGCACGGCTTTGACGTGCTCACCTTTCAGGTCGCCCAGGACGAGGGCGTTGACGCCCTGAGCGGCTAGCCCTAAGAACATGCGGCGGACCAGTGTGGACTTGCCCAGGCCCGGCTTGCCGAGGATGAATGCGGACGGGTTGGAAATCAGCCGGGCCCGCTGGAACCAGCTGATCGGG
The window above is part of the Arthrobacter sp. FB24 genome. Proteins encoded here:
- a CDS encoding helicase HerA domain-containing protein translates to MRLLTAKKSKTVKEPAVRPEKRPARDAGPGARGWTGRGGGMAALVSSVTEYRGTTVQVCGLWPFSSGASSPMIGVPLGRHEETQATVCCDPISWFQRARLISNPSAFILGKPGLGKSTLVRRMFLGLAAQGVNALVLGDLKGEHVKAVQALGGQVIKLGRGVGYLNILDPGQAVEVAQRLEEAGHHEAATRVRADAHGRRLNMVVSLVTISRNNPPTDQEQTILDRALRVLDDRFDGVPVLKDLLDVIVSAPDELRQVALDRGDINVYLKETRALEATLLGLTGGGKLGEIFSRQTTNPMSRDRAVVFDVSTIDETETDLQAAVLLACWSYGFGTVNVANALADAGLEPRRNYFVVLDELWRALRSGKGMVDRVDALTRLNRSVGVGQIMISHTMSDLLALPAEEDRMKARGFVERSGMVICGGLPASEMPLLTQAIPLSRQEQQKLIGWQDPPAWDSRGADVEPPGRGKFLIKVGGRPGIPVQIGLTSIERAEGLNDTNTLWHEPAAPLLDPATTELPTTGASS